A genomic region of Phragmites australis chromosome 2, lpPhrAust1.1, whole genome shotgun sequence contains the following coding sequences:
- the LOC133897326 gene encoding phosphoenolpyruvate/phosphate translocator 3, chloroplastic-like isoform X2, which produces MQGAAATTPALSRARWATRGRASASRHAVAAVSSSSGPRGGAAAAALPLLRIRGGCQLRPLSLLPDKSRAVTAAVAASAAAPVPADEVTAAGWKEGASGVAETVQLGAMIVAWYLLNIYFNIYNKQLGKIAPLAVGHMLGTVFTNMSLGKVAVSFTHTVKASEPFFTALLSALFLGETPSLPVLGSLVPIVGGVALASLTEVSFNWVGFWSAMASNLANQSRNVLSKKLLGGDEEALDDINLFSVITVLSFLLSCPLMLFAEGVKFTPGYLQSTGLNLQELVVRAALAGFCFHGYQKISYMILARVSPVTHSVANCVKRVVVIVSSVLFFRTPISPINALGTGAALGGVFLYSRLKRTKPKDA; this is translated from the exons ATGCAGGGTGCGGCGGCCACGACTCCCGCCCTCTCCAGAGCCCGTTGGGCCACACGCGGCCGCGCCTCCGCCTCGCGCCATGCCGTCGCCGCCGTTTCCTCGTCCTCCGGTCCCCGAGGcggcgctgccgccgctgcgctgccgctcctccgcaTTCGCGGCGGCTGCCAGCTCAGGCCTCTGTCACTGCTGCCGGACAAGAGCAGGGCGGTCACGGCTGCGGTGGCGGCCTCTGCGGCTGCGCCCGTGCCGGCGGACGAGGTGACCGCTGCAGGGTGGAAAGAGGGCGCCAGCGGCGTTGCGGAGACGGTGCAGCTGGGCGCCATGATCGTCGCCTGGTACCTCCTCAACATCTACTTCAACATCTACAACAAGCAG TTGGGCAAGATTGCGCCGCTGGCCGTGGGGCACATGCTGGGCACGGTGTTCACCAACATGAGCCTGGGCAAGGTCGCCGTCTCCTTCACGCACACCGTCAAGGCCTCCGAGCCCTTCTTCACCGCCCTCCTCTCCGCCTTGTTCCTCGGCGAG ACGCCTTCGCTGCCGGTGCTGGGCTCTCTCGTGCCGATCGTTGGCGGCGTCGCCTTGGCGTCTTTGACCGAAGTTTCTTTCAACTG GGTTGGGTTCTGGAGTGCCATGGCATCCAATCTGGCCAACCAGTCGAGAAATGTCCTCAGCAAGAAACTTCTGGGCGGTGACGAG GAAGCTTTAGATGACATAAACCTCTTCTCAGTGATCACTGTGCTGTCCTTTCTGCTTTCTTGCCCCCTGATGCTGTTCGCAGAGGGCGTCAAGTTCACCCCTGGGTACCTCCAGAGCACT GGCCTCAACCTCCAGGAACTCGTCGTGAGAGCAGCACTTGCTGGTTTCTGCTTCCATGGCTATCAAAAG ATCTCGTACATGATCTTGGCGAGGGTGTCACCCGTGACCCACTCTGTCGCCAACTGCGTCAAGCGTGTGGTGGTGATCGTCTCGTCCGTTCTGTTCTTCAGAACCCCGATCTCACCCATAAACGCACTAG GAACTGGTGCTGCACTAGGGGGAGTTTTTCTGTACTCTAGGTTGAAGAGAACAAAGCCAAAGGATGCATGA
- the LOC133897320 gene encoding dol-P-Man:Man(5)GlcNAc(2)-PP-Dol alpha-1,3-mannosyltransferase-like: MARAEKRAGSTEAAAARPSGLADRRPLHFAAFLVLADAALVALIIAFVPYTKIDWNAYMSQVDAFLEGERDFTKIEGDTGPLVYPAGFLYVYSGIKFITGGQVFPAQILFGVLYIVNLSLVLLLYVKTEVLPWWALSLLCLSKRVHSVFVLRLFNDCFATTLLHAAMVLIMYHKWFLGLIVFSGAVSIKMNVLLFAPSLLLLMLKAMSIKGVFFALLGAAVVQVLLGMPFLLPHPVEYISRAFNLGRVFIHFWSVNFKFVPEKLFVSKELAVALLILHLTTLMVFAHYKWLKHEGGLFGFLHSRFKDATSIQQFISCKPRPSTLSKEHIVTVMFVGNFIGIVCARSLHYQFYSWYFYSLPFLLWKTHFSTPLRIILFLGVELCWNIYPSTAYSSLFLLFLHISIMFGIWFSPTEYPCVNKRTQGT; the protein is encoded by the exons ATGGCGCGGGCGGAGAAGCGCGCCGGAAGCacggaggcagcggcggcgaggcCGTCCGGGTTGGCCGACCGGAGGCCGCTCCACTTCGCCGCCTTTCTGGTGCTCGCCGACGCCGCGCTCGTCGCCCTCATCATCGCCTTCGTCCCGT ACACCAAGATCGACTGGAACGCCTACATGTCTCAG GTGGATGCTTTCCTGGAGGGGGAGAGGGACTTCACCAAGATCGAGGGGGACACCGGGCCGTTGGTCTACCCGGCCGGCTTCCTCTACGTCTACTCCGGCATTAAGTTCATCACCGGCGGCCAAGTCTTCCCTGCTCAG ATTTTGTTCGGCGTCCTGTACATTGTGAACCTGAGCCTTGTTCTGTTGCTTTACGTCAAGACTGAAGTG CTTCCATGGTGGGCTTTAAGCTTGCTTTGCTTGTCCAAGAGAGTCCACTCTGTCTTTGTGCTCCGCCTTTTCAACGATTGCTTCGCTACGACATTGCTCCATGCTGCCATGGTTTTGATTATGTATCACAAGTGGTTCCTTGGTCTAATAGTTTTCAG TGGGGCTGTCTCGATTAAGATGAATGTCCTTCTTTTTGCTCCATCTTTGCTTCTACTGATGTTGAAG GCCATGAGCATCAAAGGAGTCTTCTTTGCCTTGTTAGGAGCTGCTGTAGTACAG GTTTTGTTGGGTATGCCATTCTTGCTGCCACATCCAGTTGAGTACATCTCAAGGGCATTCAATCTTGGTCGTGTCTTCATCCATTTCTG GTCTGTCAACTTCAAATTTGTCCCTGAGAAGTTGTTTGTATCAAAAGAGCTTGCTGTTGCGTTACTGATTCTTCACCTCACTACCCTTATGGTATTTGCACACTACAAGTGGTTAAA ACATGAAGGAGGCCTATTCGGTTTCTTGCATTCGAGATTTAAAGATGCTACATCAATTCAACAGTTTATTTCCTGCAAGCCCAGACCATCAACTCTCAGTAAAGAAC ATATTGTAACAGTTATGTTTGTTGGCAACTTCATCGGCATTGTGTGTGCCCGATCATTACATTACCAATTCTATTCCTG GTACTTCTATTcattgccttttcttttgtggAAAACACATTTTTCAACGCCTTTGAG GATCATTTTATTTCTCGGTGTGGAGCTTTGCTGGAATATTTATCCTTCTACTGCCTATTCATCACTGTTTTTGCTATTTTTGCACATCTCCATTATGTTTGGCATATGGTTTTCACCTACTGAGTACCCTTGTGTCAATAAAAGGACACAAGGAACATAA
- the LOC133897326 gene encoding phosphoenolpyruvate/phosphate translocator 3, chloroplastic-like isoform X1, whose protein sequence is MQGAAATTPALSRARWATRGRASASRHAVAAVSSSSGPRGGAAAAALPLLRIRGGCQLRPLSLLPDKSRAVTAAVAASAAAPVPADEVTAAGWKEGASGVAETVQLGAMIVAWYLLNIYFNIYNKQVLEVLPFPYTITAFQLAFGSLLIFLMWATRLHPVPKLSTAQLGKIAPLAVGHMLGTVFTNMSLGKVAVSFTHTVKASEPFFTALLSALFLGETPSLPVLGSLVPIVGGVALASLTEVSFNWVGFWSAMASNLANQSRNVLSKKLLGGDEEALDDINLFSVITVLSFLLSCPLMLFAEGVKFTPGYLQSTGLNLQELVVRAALAGFCFHGYQKISYMILARVSPVTHSVANCVKRVVVIVSSVLFFRTPISPINALGTGAALGGVFLYSRLKRTKPKDA, encoded by the exons ATGCAGGGTGCGGCGGCCACGACTCCCGCCCTCTCCAGAGCCCGTTGGGCCACACGCGGCCGCGCCTCCGCCTCGCGCCATGCCGTCGCCGCCGTTTCCTCGTCCTCCGGTCCCCGAGGcggcgctgccgccgctgcgctgccgctcctccgcaTTCGCGGCGGCTGCCAGCTCAGGCCTCTGTCACTGCTGCCGGACAAGAGCAGGGCGGTCACGGCTGCGGTGGCGGCCTCTGCGGCTGCGCCCGTGCCGGCGGACGAGGTGACCGCTGCAGGGTGGAAAGAGGGCGCCAGCGGCGTTGCGGAGACGGTGCAGCTGGGCGCCATGATCGTCGCCTGGTACCTCCTCAACATCTACTTCAACATCTACAACAAGCAG GTTCTCGAGGTGCTTCCGTTCCCGTACACCATTACCGCCTTCCAGCTCGCATTCGGCTCCCTGCTCATCTTCCTCATGTGGGCTACCAGACTCCATCCCGTGCCCAAACTCTCCACTGCACAG TTGGGCAAGATTGCGCCGCTGGCCGTGGGGCACATGCTGGGCACGGTGTTCACCAACATGAGCCTGGGCAAGGTCGCCGTCTCCTTCACGCACACCGTCAAGGCCTCCGAGCCCTTCTTCACCGCCCTCCTCTCCGCCTTGTTCCTCGGCGAG ACGCCTTCGCTGCCGGTGCTGGGCTCTCTCGTGCCGATCGTTGGCGGCGTCGCCTTGGCGTCTTTGACCGAAGTTTCTTTCAACTG GGTTGGGTTCTGGAGTGCCATGGCATCCAATCTGGCCAACCAGTCGAGAAATGTCCTCAGCAAGAAACTTCTGGGCGGTGACGAG GAAGCTTTAGATGACATAAACCTCTTCTCAGTGATCACTGTGCTGTCCTTTCTGCTTTCTTGCCCCCTGATGCTGTTCGCAGAGGGCGTCAAGTTCACCCCTGGGTACCTCCAGAGCACT GGCCTCAACCTCCAGGAACTCGTCGTGAGAGCAGCACTTGCTGGTTTCTGCTTCCATGGCTATCAAAAG ATCTCGTACATGATCTTGGCGAGGGTGTCACCCGTGACCCACTCTGTCGCCAACTGCGTCAAGCGTGTGGTGGTGATCGTCTCGTCCGTTCTGTTCTTCAGAACCCCGATCTCACCCATAAACGCACTAG GAACTGGTGCTGCACTAGGGGGAGTTTTTCTGTACTCTAGGTTGAAGAGAACAAAGCCAAAGGATGCATGA
- the LOC133897279 gene encoding uncharacterized protein LOC133897279: protein MAVGTTDPEYWLSWRFLLCSVWVYSCMAMACFLIWKYERPSSPSGNDDGDREEARPRVGPGVVFLEDCWKPCVEEIHPGWLLAFRLVAFFVLASLLVVDIATDGWSIFLYYTQWTFSLVTLYFGLGSLLSIYGCYQHAYKTGGDRYDLIRSGADHGTYVIAPTGESAYDRTIKSPGYSKTHGDQEIAGFWGYLFQIMFQTNAGAVMITDMVFWFILYPFLAHNEYDMNFILIGTHSINVVFIIGDAALNSLHFPWFRIAYFLLWTGIFVNVQWIIHANVSIWWPYPFLDLTFPGAPVWYLVVALLHFPCYALFTLVLRLKQFVLESWFPLTYVK, encoded by the exons ATGGCCGTAGGCACGACTGATCCGGAGTACTGGCTCAGCTGGAGGTTCTTGCTGTGCTCGGTCTGGGTCTACTCCTGCATGGCCATGGCGTGCTTCTTGATTTGGAAGTATGAGCGGCCCAGTTCACCGAGCGGCAACGACGATGGAGACAGAGAGGAGGCGCGGCCCCGGGTCGGGCCTGGAGTTGTGTTTCTTGAAGATTGCTGGAAGCCGTGCGTTGAGGAGATCCACCCTGGTTGGCTCCTGGCTTTTCGCCTTGTGGCATTCTTCGTTCTGGCTTCACTGCTTGTGGTCGATATCGCCACTGATGGATGGAGTATCTTCCTATACTACACGCA GTGGACTTTCTCGCTTGTCACCTTGTATTTTGGG CTTGGCTCGTTGCTTTCAATTTACGGTTGCTATCAGCATGCTTACAAGACCGGTGGGGATAGATACGATCTGATAAGATCTGGTGCAGATCATGGAACTTATGTCATAGCTCCAACAGGGGAAAGTGCATATGACCGAACAATCAAAAGTCCTGGTTACAGTAAAACACATGGTGACCAAGAAATTGCTGGATTTTGGGGTTACCTTTTCCAGATCATGTTTCAG ACAAATGCAGGTGCTGTGATGATTACGGATATGGTGTTCTGGTTTATTTTGTACCCTTTTCTTGCCCATAATGAGTATGATATGAATTTT ATTCTGATTGGGACACATTCAATCAACGTTGTCTTCATAATTGGTGATGCTGCTCTAAATAGCTTG CATTTCCCCTGGTTTAGGATAGCATATTTCCTGCTGTGGACAGGCATTTTTGTTAATGTTCAGTGGATCATCCATGCTAACGTGTCGATTTG GTGGCCTTACCCATTTCTAGATTTGACATTCCCTGGAGCACCTGTATG GTATTTGGTGGTGGCATTGCTGCACTTCCCTTGTTATGCTTTATTCACCCTGGTCCTGAGGCTCAAACAATTTGTGTTGGAAAGTTGGTTTCCTCTCACTTATGTCAAGTAA